The Prochlorococcus sp. MIT 1300 genome has a window encoding:
- a CDS encoding GHMP kinase, which yields MLVVTKTPLRISFLGGGTDYKSYFHRKPGAVLGMSIDKYIFIASVDMDGIQDYRYRVSYSKIEQVNSKEQIEHPVIKAVLSERSINENLDISIISDMPANSGLGSSSAFTVGLLRMLNARYEVRATKLDLALEAIYVEKELLNENVGIQDQLHCSFGGINRFDFFQDDIKVSPVVMRGECQSTLLDSLFLVYTGIKRHASQVLDNQIQKTIDGSNDKYLEEMYKMVAEGSEILSNPDPTSLLVDFANLLSKGWHLKKQLSKSISDPQIDQLYERCLSAGALGAKLCGAGAGGFLLCIVPEQNRLNFLSDLADTSVVKISMDTEGSQVMLRG from the coding sequence TTGTTGGTTGTTACAAAAACGCCTCTGAGAATAAGCTTTTTAGGAGGAGGTACAGATTATAAGTCTTATTTTCATCGAAAACCAGGTGCAGTTCTTGGCATGTCAATTGATAAGTATATATTTATTGCTTCAGTAGATATGGATGGAATACAAGACTATAGATACCGCGTCTCATATTCCAAGATTGAACAAGTAAATTCCAAAGAACAAATTGAACATCCTGTTATCAAAGCAGTTTTAAGTGAACGTTCTATTAACGAGAATCTTGATATAAGCATTATTTCCGATATGCCAGCCAATTCTGGATTGGGCAGCTCCTCAGCGTTTACTGTAGGCCTCTTGCGTATGCTTAATGCAAGATATGAGGTAAGAGCTACTAAGTTAGATCTAGCCTTAGAGGCTATTTATGTAGAGAAAGAACTGCTTAATGAGAATGTAGGTATTCAAGACCAGCTACACTGTTCATTTGGTGGTATAAATAGGTTCGATTTCTTTCAAGATGATATTAAGGTTTCTCCTGTTGTTATGAGAGGAGAATGTCAGTCAACATTACTTGATTCCCTATTCCTTGTTTATACAGGTATTAAGCGACATGCTTCACAAGTTCTAGATAATCAAATCCAGAAAACAATAGATGGATCAAATGATAAATACCTTGAGGAGATGTACAAAATGGTAGCTGAAGGCTCCGAAATTCTTTCAAATCCTGATCCTACTTCTCTTCTTGTCGATTTTGCTAATCTACTTTCCAAAGGTTGGCATTTAAAGAAGCAACTCAGCAAATCCATCAGTGACCCACAAATAGATCAACTCTATGAAAGATGTCTTTCTGCTGGAGCTTTAGGAGCAAAACTATGTGGAGCTGGTGCTGGTGGTTTTTTACTTTGTATAGTGCCAGAGCAAAATCG
- a CDS encoding NAD-dependent epimerase/dehydratase family protein, which yields MRVFVTGSRGFLGRHLVPFLQSQAIEVDNPSRKELDLMDFDALQSYSQKKYDRIYHLAAWTQAGDFCLRYPGDQWVNNQILNTNVLKWWSELQPQARLIFMGTSCSYSPELPLVESNYMKGQPIDSLYTYAMTKRMLLVGAQSLSKQYDLTYNCFIPSTLYGGNYHSDGRQMHFIFDLIRKIVSASKTGSKAVLWGDGNQRRELVHVKDFVSIMEFLIPKLNNDLINIGAGIDYSIKEFANTICELTKTTTKVVEYDKTKYVGAKSKCLNIDKLQYIYPQLEYLPLRTGLNDSIAWYLTTQD from the coding sequence ATGAGGGTATTCGTAACTGGTTCGAGAGGCTTCTTGGGTCGTCATCTAGTACCTTTTTTACAAAGTCAAGCTATTGAGGTTGATAATCCATCGCGTAAAGAACTGGATCTTATGGATTTTGACGCTTTACAGTCTTATTCGCAGAAAAAATATGATCGTATATATCACCTTGCTGCATGGACACAGGCTGGAGATTTTTGTTTACGTTACCCTGGTGATCAGTGGGTTAATAATCAAATCCTGAACACAAATGTACTTAAATGGTGGTCAGAGTTACAACCTCAGGCAAGACTAATTTTTATGGGCACTAGTTGCTCATATTCTCCTGAACTTCCTCTTGTAGAATCCAACTATATGAAAGGTCAACCAATAGATAGCCTCTATACTTATGCAATGACCAAAAGAATGCTTTTAGTAGGTGCTCAGTCCTTAAGTAAGCAGTATGATCTAACTTATAATTGTTTTATACCATCAACTCTATATGGAGGAAACTACCATTCTGATGGACGACAAATGCATTTTATATTTGATTTAATTCGAAAGATTGTATCAGCATCAAAAACTGGATCCAAAGCTGTTCTATGGGGAGATGGGAATCAGAGGAGGGAACTTGTTCACGTCAAGGATTTCGTGAGCATTATGGAGTTTCTTATACCCAAGTTAAATAATGATCTTATAAACATAGGAGCTGGTATAGACTATTCAATAAAAGAATTTGCAAATACCATATGTGAGTTGACAAAAACTACTACTAAGGTTGTTGAATATGACAAAACCAAATATGTTGGAGCAAAATCCAAATGTTTAAATATCGACAAGTTGCAATACATTTACCCACAGTTGGAGTATCTTCCATTGCGCACAGGCCTTAACGACTCAATAGCCTGGTACCTCACTACTCAGGACTAA
- the rffA gene encoding dTDP-4-amino-4,6-dideoxygalactose transaminase, which yields MIPFNKPYLSGNELEYIRKAATLGQLSGDGHFTKLSKKWLDDYYSPAKTLLTHSCTGALEIAALLLELEPGDEIILPSYTFVSSANAFVLRGATPVFVDVDPVNFCIDVHQVRKAITSKTKAILCVHYAGLSCDMTTLVNLSKEFSIPLIEDAAQAFGSTYKGRKLGTFGDLATFSFHETKNIISGEGGCLLVNNQKYYNRAEIIREKGTNRSSFFRGQTDKYTWIDLGSSFLPGELISAFLLAQLESSSQILNMRLNLWNSYYKMLQSLQEKDKIKLPFISGEISHNAHMFFVLCSNLIERQALIKYLRDQGIQAVFHYVPLHSSPAGQRFGRISGKLQNTIKASDCLLRLPLFPNLSSEQVLYICSAIESFYTCI from the coding sequence ATGATTCCTTTTAATAAGCCTTACTTATCTGGAAATGAACTTGAATATATTAGAAAAGCTGCCACATTGGGTCAATTATCTGGTGATGGGCATTTCACCAAACTTTCTAAAAAATGGTTAGATGATTACTACAGTCCAGCAAAAACTTTATTAACACACTCTTGCACAGGAGCACTAGAAATAGCTGCTTTGCTTTTGGAACTTGAGCCAGGCGATGAAATTATTTTACCTTCGTATACTTTTGTTAGCTCTGCAAATGCTTTTGTTTTACGTGGAGCCACCCCTGTTTTTGTAGATGTTGATCCAGTTAATTTCTGTATAGATGTCCATCAAGTTAGGAAAGCTATTACAAGTAAAACGAAGGCAATTCTTTGTGTTCATTATGCAGGTTTATCATGTGATATGACTACATTAGTGAATCTATCAAAAGAATTTTCTATACCTTTAATTGAAGATGCGGCTCAGGCTTTTGGTTCTACCTATAAAGGTAGAAAATTAGGGACATTTGGAGATTTAGCAACATTTAGTTTTCATGAAACTAAGAATATTATTTCAGGAGAAGGTGGTTGCTTATTAGTAAATAATCAAAAGTATTATAATAGAGCAGAGATAATTCGAGAGAAAGGCACTAATCGATCTAGTTTTTTTAGAGGTCAGACTGACAAGTATACTTGGATTGATTTAGGCTCTAGTTTTTTGCCTGGTGAACTGATTTCTGCTTTTTTACTTGCACAACTTGAGTCCAGCTCTCAAATCCTTAATATGAGACTAAATTTATGGAATTCTTATTATAAAATGCTTCAATCTCTTCAGGAGAAAGATAAAATCAAATTACCCTTTATTTCGGGTGAAATATCACATAATGCACATATGTTTTTTGTGTTGTGTTCGAATTTAATTGAACGACAAGCATTGATAAAATATTTGCGAGACCAGGGCATTCAGGCTGTATTTCATTATGTCCCTTTACACTCCTCGCCAGCAGGTCAAAGATTTGGCAGAATCTCTGGCAAATTGCAAAATACAATAAAAGCCTCTGACTGTCTTCTTAGACTTCCTTTATTCCCTAACTTAAGCTCTGAGCAAGTACTTTATATATGTTCTGCAATCGAGTCTTTTTATACATGCATTTAA
- a CDS encoding class I SAM-dependent methyltransferase, with product MKIACRICGSHNLEPCIDLGDQPWCNNFLTSEQIGTEPSYPLRVVYCHDCHTSQLDFTVKKEIMFGDHTYLSGVTKSLSNHFLSIAKITLDNFFEGSNRSLINVLDIGSNDGTQLKHYKNSGCNVLGVESSKTTATIASQAGINTLNEFFNEQVALRISEKQNIINASGVFFHLEELHSVTRGIKHLLDKDGVFVVQFLYMKSIVENNAFDQIYHEHLLYYTLSTITKLLSIHELSIEDAFLAPIHGGSMICFVRHTDRCKPTKRYKELLAQEEISQINTFSSYLSFSRRIEEFKIRDMDYLYQAKKLGKTIYGFGAPVKGNTLLNYFGIGKDVLDYLVEKNELRDGLFSPGMHIPIKLEKDLTQLPDIYYVLAWNFRDEILANNQELIDNGVEFYFPVNPA from the coding sequence ATGAAAATAGCTTGCCGTATATGTGGCTCGCATAATCTTGAGCCTTGTATTGATCTAGGTGACCAGCCCTGGTGTAATAACTTTCTTACATCAGAACAAATAGGCACAGAGCCTTCCTATCCTTTAAGAGTTGTTTATTGCCATGATTGCCATACTTCACAGCTTGATTTTACTGTTAAAAAGGAAATCATGTTTGGAGATCATACCTATCTATCAGGTGTCACCAAGTCTTTGTCAAATCATTTCCTATCAATAGCCAAAATTACCCTTGATAATTTTTTTGAAGGTAGCAATAGATCTTTAATAAACGTTTTAGATATTGGGTCAAATGATGGTACACAGCTGAAGCATTATAAAAACTCTGGTTGTAATGTTTTAGGTGTTGAGTCTTCAAAAACCACAGCGACCATCGCCTCTCAAGCAGGAATCAATACCCTAAATGAGTTTTTTAATGAGCAAGTAGCATTGAGAATATCTGAAAAGCAAAATATTATCAATGCTTCAGGTGTTTTCTTCCATCTTGAAGAACTTCATTCTGTGACTAGAGGTATCAAACACTTGCTTGATAAGGATGGAGTATTTGTAGTTCAGTTTTTATATATGAAATCTATTGTAGAAAATAATGCATTTGATCAAATTTACCATGAACACCTACTTTATTACACTTTATCTACAATTACAAAACTATTGTCAATACATGAGCTTTCTATAGAAGATGCGTTTTTAGCCCCAATTCATGGAGGCTCAATGATATGTTTTGTTAGGCATACAGATCGATGTAAGCCTACTAAACGATATAAAGAGCTTTTAGCGCAGGAGGAAATTAGTCAAATCAATACCTTTTCATCATATTTATCTTTTTCCAGACGTATTGAAGAATTTAAGATTCGTGATATGGATTACCTCTATCAAGCCAAAAAGTTAGGCAAAACCATTTATGGTTTCGGCGCACCAGTTAAAGGCAATACTCTTTTAAATTACTTTGGCATAGGTAAGGATGTTTTAGATTATTTAGTGGAAAAAAATGAATTAAGGGATGGACTATTTAGTCCAGGCATGCATATACCTATAAAACTTGAAAAGGATTTAACCCAACTTCCAGATATATATTATGTTTTAGCATGGAATTTTCGCGACGAGATATTAGCCAATAATCAAGAATTGATTGATAATGGAGTAGAGTTTTATTTCCCAGTCAATCCAGCTTGA
- a CDS encoding glycosyltransferase encodes MKVISYLNSEIPGTNLYDLDLEEFAKDNQEYCEEVLFYGYRILEKGLSKAKVRSCFRKIKYLNVTMPTEYSSDNFIHDANGVFDEIYGICPFSCHWMNKLEGSNRYKYIFYPVSIPNGVNPLAKKDYDVIYHGGIHNVKYLHMLEIFKQFNYRYITMTKGINQLTGLALPMATNINLSPVDKYKVISNCKISICFNSYPVGTEAIENIKRRPRWEENQAFNDLNNGYVPQFKSRFNEAAALGTLNLVEKDNWNLVEDFYEEGKDFIYFESMEDMEKKIGEVLSNWEKYDDMRLSALQKSKLFTRNNLYYRIMKSECWNSKHTPIQV; translated from the coding sequence ATGAAAGTAATCAGTTATTTAAATTCAGAGATACCTGGAACAAATTTATATGACTTGGACTTAGAGGAGTTTGCAAAAGACAACCAAGAATATTGTGAAGAGGTACTTTTCTATGGATATCGTATTTTAGAAAAAGGGCTAAGCAAAGCAAAGGTCAGGTCTTGCTTTAGAAAAATTAAGTACTTAAATGTGACTATGCCTACAGAGTATAGTAGTGATAATTTTATACATGATGCTAATGGTGTCTTTGACGAAATATATGGTATCTGCCCTTTTAGTTGTCATTGGATGAATAAACTAGAAGGAAGTAATCGTTATAAATATATTTTCTATCCTGTTTCTATTCCTAATGGAGTAAATCCATTAGCTAAAAAGGATTATGATGTCATATATCATGGTGGAATTCATAACGTTAAATATCTCCATATGCTAGAAATATTCAAACAGTTTAACTACAGATACATAACAATGACCAAGGGTATAAATCAATTAACAGGGTTAGCGTTGCCGATGGCGACGAACATAAACTTATCACCGGTAGATAAATATAAAGTAATAAGTAACTGTAAAATCTCCATATGCTTTAATTCTTATCCCGTTGGTACTGAGGCCATTGAAAATATTAAACGGAGGCCTCGATGGGAAGAGAATCAGGCATTTAATGATTTAAATAATGGTTATGTACCTCAGTTTAAATCGCGATTTAATGAGGCGGCCGCTCTAGGAACATTGAATCTAGTTGAAAAAGATAATTGGAATCTGGTTGAAGACTTCTATGAAGAAGGTAAAGATTTCATATATTTTGAATCAATGGAGGATATGGAAAAAAAGATTGGGGAAGTGCTCAGCAATTGGGAAAAATACGATGATATGAGACTTAGCGCCTTGCAAAAGAGTAAGCTCTTTACAAGAAATAATTTATATTATAGAATCATGAAATCAGAATGTTGGAATTCAAAGCATACACCTATACAAGTATAG